ACAGGTGCACGCAGCCCTGGCGGGGCTTTCCCCCCGCGGCCCGTCCGCCGGGGTCTTCGATGCCATGATCCAGGCTGTTGCGGATCAGGTGGACCAGAGGGTCGTGCAGCCGTTCGATGACGGTCTTGTCCAGTTCCGTTTCTTCGCCGGCGGTGGTCAGGACCACCTCCTTCCCCAACTCCTGCGACAGGTCGCGGACCAGACGGCGGAAGCGGCTGAACAGCGAGCCGATGGGCACCATGCGGATGCCCATGGTGGTGTCGCGCAGTTGCGACGACAGCCGTTCGATCTCCTCCACCAGCGCCGTCAGGTGCAGATCCTGGCCGCTGCTGGCCAACTGGCGCAGGCGCGCCTGGGCGATGACCAGTTCGCCCACCTGATCCATCAGCTCGTCCAGCCGCTCGGCCTGCACGCGGATGCCGGTGTCTTCGCGGCGGGCGGCCTTCTCGGCGTCGGCGCGCGGCGGCGGGGCCGGCTCGGCCGGGGCGGCGGGCGCCGGATGCGGCGAAAGACCGCAAGGACCGTCACCGGCCGCTACCGGCACGGGCTCCGTCCGTTCGGGCTCCGGCACCACCGTTTCGACGGTCAGGTCCATGTCGTCCACCACGAACATGAACACCTCGTCGATGCACGAGGCCGGACGGCTGGTGGTCAGGCGGCATTCCCAGGTGAGGTAGCTGCCGCACGGGTCGATCGCGTCCAGCGGCGGGATGGCCGCGGTGTCCGGGATCACGGTGCAGTCGCCCAGATCCCGCAGTTCCCGCAGCAGCAGCAGCGGGTTGGCCCCCATGCCCAGCGCATGGCGGGCCAGGGTGAAGGTGATGCGGAAGGTGGTCCGCCCCGCCCCGCCCGCCGGGCCGGCTGCCCCGCCGCCGGCGCCGGGGACGGCCGGATGGGGGGCCGCCCCCATCACCGCCGCCAGCCGGGCCAGGATCGCCTCGGTCCGGCCGGGTTCGGCGGCGTCCGGTTCCTCGATCAGGGTGCGCATGTGGTCCTTGGCGGCCAGCGCCACCTCGACCAGATCGCGGGTCACCGCCGCCTGCCCCTTGCGCACCATGTCGAAGGCGTTTTCCACATGGTGGGTGAAGGCGGATGCGGCGTCGAACCCGAACATGGCGCCCGACCCCTTGATGGTGTGGAGCGCGCGGAACGCGGTGTCGATCAGATCCTTGTCGGCGGGGCTGGCCTCGATGTCGAGCAGGGTGGTTTCCAGTTGCTCGAACAGCTCGCGGGCTTCGATGCGGAATGTCTCGACGGGATCGGTGGCGGCGGCCATCAGGCAAGTCTCCCTTCGGTCCAGAACGGGGCCTGCGGTCCGTCCGCCAGACCGCAGACCGCCAGGGCATCCAGCAGCGCCCCGCCCGCCGGGCCGGACATCATCAGCGTCTTGCCGGCGGCGGCGGCGCTCGTGCGGGCGGCAAGGATCAGTTGAATGAAGGTGATGTCGGCTTCGGTCACGCCGGAGCAGTCGATTTCGACGCGTTCCGACGTTTCCAGCGCTTCCCTCAGACGCCCGAAGACCTCTTCCGCCTCGCGGATGGTCAGAGCGCCCGAAAACCCGATCACCACGGTCGGTGCCTGCGGCATGTCCCGTCTCCCCGGCCTGTTGGCTTCGGTTCAGCCTAGAAGGGGGACGGGTATATGAGGGAGGAGCGGAACGGCTACGCCTGTATGGAAAAGGTATATGGACGGTCAGCACCCGTCCGGGTGACGCCTATCCGTCCGGATGAAGCCGGCGAAATCATCCGCCGCCAGCGGGCGGGAGAACAGGAACCCCTGGGCGAAATCGCAGCCGCAGTCCTTGAGGAAATCAAGCTGGCCGGTGGTTTCCACCCCTTCGGCCACCACCTCCAGATCCAGGGTGTGGGCCATGGCGACGATCGCCTGGGTCAGGGCCGCGTCCTGGGGCCGGTGCATCACCTTGGCGATGAACGACCGGTCCACCTTCAGCACGTCGAAGGGGAACTGGGTCAGATAGCCCATGGCCGAATAGCCGGTGCCGAAATCGTCGATGGCGAAACGCAGCCCCATGGCGCGCAGGTCTTCCAGCAGCGCCTTGGTATGGGCCGAGGTGTCCAGCAGCAGCCGCTCGGTGACCTCGATCTCCAACTGCCCCGGCGGGACGGCATGGGTGTGCAGCGCCCGCCCGATCACGTCCTGCAGCGACCGGTCGATCATCTGCCGGCTGGATACGTTGACGGCGATGCGCCCGGTGCGGATGCCCCGGGCGCGCCACGCGGCCAGATCGCGGCAGACGGTTTCGATCACCCAGGCGCCGATGGGAATGATCAGGCCGGTGGCCTCGGCCATGGGGATGAACTGGTCCGGGGGCACCGGGCCCAGCTCGGCGGAGGTCCAGCGCAACAGCGCCTCCGCCCCCAGCACGCGGCCGCTGCGCACATCCACCAGCGGGTGATAGACCAGCGCCATCTCCTGCCGGGCCAGGGCGTGGCGCAGGCCGGTTTCGATGGCCTGATGCTGCCGGGCACGGCTGTCGAGCGCCTGGGTGAAGAAGCGCCAGTGGCGCAGCGCGCCCCGCCCCCCGCCCTCGGCCCCGCCGCCCGCCGCGGGCACGGCGGCGGCGGCGCTGCGCAGCAGCATCTGCGGCGTCTGGCCGTCGCCGGGATAGGTGGCGATGCCGATGCGGGCGGACACGAAGATCTCGGTGCCGCCGATGACGAAGGGGGCGCCGAGCGCGGTGCAGATGCGCTCGGCCATGGTTTCGGGGGATGTCACCGCGGGTGCCGTCAGCGGGCCGACGATGGGCATGACCACGGCGAAATCGTCGTCGCCGGTGCGGGCGACGGTATCGGTGACGCTCACCTCCCCCTGCAGACGCTGGGCCACCGCGCGCAGAAGCTCGTCCCCCGCCTCGTGCCCCAGGGTATCGTTGACGGCCTTGAACCGGTCGAGGTCCACCATCATCACCACAAGCTGGCAATGGTCGCGCCCGGCATGGGCGATCGCCTGGCTCAGCCGGTCCTGCAGCAGCATGCGGTTGGGCAGGCCGGTCAGGGAATCGTAATTGGCCTGCCATTCCAGCCGCGCTTCGTATTCCTTGCGCAGGGTGATGTCTTCGGTGATGGCGACGTAATTGGTGATGGTGCCGGCGGCGTCGCGGATGGGCGACACCACCGCCGATTCCCAGAACAGGCTGCCGTCCTTGCGGTGGCTCTGGAAGGTGCCGCGCCAGTCGCGGCCCGCGGTCAGGGCGGCCCGCAGATCCTCATAGGTTTCCGGGGCCAGGATGTTCGGCACCAGAAAGCCCGGCTTTTCCCCGATCACCTCCGACGGCTGGTAGCCGGTGGTTTCCACGAACGTCGGGTTCACGTACTCGATCAGCCCGTCGCTGTCGGTGATGAGCACCGACGACGGGCTCTGACGGATCACCAGCGAGGTCTTGCGCACCTCGTCGGTCAGCCACTGCGACACCTCGGCCAGCGCCTTGTGCGCCCGGCAGGACGCCAGCAGGTTGCGCATGCGCGCCACGAACTCGATGCCGTCGATGGGCTTGGTCAGGAAATCGGTGGCGCCGCTTTGCAGCGCCATGTACCGGACGTCGCGGTCGTCGGCCGCGGTCACCATCACCACCGGCACCAGGGCATGGCGCGGGTCGGCGCGGATGGCCTCGATCACCGCCAGGCCGTCGGGGGGCGGCATCTGATAGTCCACCACCAGCAGATCGAAACTGTTGGCCCGGCACCACCCCATCCCCTGCCCGGAATCGGTGAAGCCGATGGGGGTGCAGTCCTCGATGGCTTCCAGCAGGCGGATCATCTGGCGCAGCGCGCTGGCGCTGTCGTCGATGACCACCGCCCGCTGCCGGGCGGGGGGTGGCAGCCGGGCGGTCACAGCGCATCCGCCCGGCATATTTCCGCCGCCAGCCGGTCCAGCGGCACGATGCGGGTGGCGGCACCGCGGGCGATGGCCTCCTTGGGCATGCCGAAGACCACGCAGCTCTCTTCGTTCTGGGCGATGGTCAGGGCGCCGGCGTTCTTCATCTCCAGCAGGCCGTTGGCCCCGTCGTCGCCCATGCCGGTCATGATGATGCCGACCGCGTTGGCCCCCGCGTACTGGGCGGCGGAACGGAACAGCACATCCACCGAGGGGCGGTGCCGCGACACCGGCGGCCCGTCCTTGACGGCGACGTAATAGCGCGCGCCGCTGCGCTGGAGCAGGGTGTGGCGGTTGCCCGGCGCGATCAGCACGTGGCCCCGCAACACCGGGTCGCCGTCGCACGCCTCCTTCACCGTCACCTGGCACAGCCCGTCCAGGCGGCGGGCGAAGGCGGCGGTGAACACCTCGGGCATGTGCTGGACCAGCACGATGCCGGGGGTATCCACCGGCAGCGCCTCCAGCACCTCGCGCAGGGATTCCGTGCCCCCGGTGGAGGCGCCGATGCACACCACCTTTTCCGTGGTGCGGGCCATGGCGCGGGCCGCCGGCGGGGGCAGGATGACGTCGGCGGTCAGCTTGCGGGGGGGCTGTTCGCGCACCGTGCGGCGGGCGGGCAGCTTCTGCAGCCGGGCGTTGGCCGCGGCCTTGACCGCATCGCGGATGGCGTCGGCGGATTCCTGGAAGAAATCGCGGGTTCCCAGCCGCGGCTTCAGGATCACGTCCACCGCCCCGGCTTCCAGCGCCTGCATCAGCGTGTCCGACCCCTGTTCGGGCAGGGACGAACAGATGACCACCGGCACCGGGTGCTGGGTCATCAGCTTGCGCAGGAAGGTGATGCCGTCCATGCGCGGCATCTCGATGTCGAGCGTGATGACATCGGGCGCCTGATGGGCGATGTGCCGGGCGGCGGCGAAGGGGTCGCAGGCGGTGGCGATCACCTCGATCTGCGGGTCGGACCCCAGGATGTCGGACAGCGTCTGGCGGACGCTGGCGGAATCATCGACGATCAGAACCTTGATCTTCTGCATGTCATTTCCGCCTGAAGATGGAGTTGCCGCAGGATTGCACGGGGGCCGTCATGCCGGAGATGCTGTCGGTGTGCCCAAGGATGAGATAGCCGCCGGGCCGCAGGTGGCCGCACAACTGCCGCACCACCATGTCCTGCGTGCCCCGGTCGAAATAGATCAGCAGGTTGCGGCAGAAGATCACGTCCATGTCGCGGTCCGCGGCATAGCGGTCATCCACCAGGTTGATGCGGGCGAACCGCACGGGCGCACGGGTTTCGGGGGCCATGCGCACCACCTTGCGGGACGGATCGGTCGCCCGCAGCACATAGCGCTGGCGCATGGGCAGCGGCACCGGCTCGATCATCTCTTCGGGATAGACGGCGCGGGCGGCGGTGGCCAGCACCTCGGTCGAGATGTCGCTGGCCAGGATGCTGTAGTGGAAGCCCGGCCACCCGAGGGCGAAGTCGTTGCACACCATCGCCATGGTGTACGGCTCCGCCCCGATGGAGCAGGCCGCGCTCCACAGTTTGGCCTCGCGCCCCGTCTGGGCCAGTTCGGGCAGGATGATCCGGTTGAGGAACGTGAAATGGGCCGGTTCCCGGAAGAAATCGGTCTTGTTGGTGGTCAGGGTGTCGATCAGCCCGATCACCTCGTTCCCGCCGCCGTCGGTGTCGAAGACCAGCCGCAGATAATCGGACAGCCGGCCGATGCCGATCCGCCGCGCACGGCGGCGCAGGCGGCCCTCGACCATCACCTTCTTCGTCGGCGGCAGGCAGATGCCGCAGGCCGACAGGATGAAGGATGCCACCCTGTCGAAATCGTCATCCGACAGGACATCGGCGGTTTCGTCGTGATCAAGCATGGCTGCGGCTCCGGCACGGCTCATGGCACGCCTCCTCCACACGCCCCCGGCGGTGCCGGTTCAGCCCAGCACCTTGCGGACGACCGCCAGAAGCTGTTCCTGCTTGAACGGCTTGGTGATCCAGGCGGTGGCGCCCGACTGCTTGGCTTCGGCCTTGCGGCCCTCGTCGGATTCGGTGGTCAGGAAGACGATGGGAACCCCCCGGTACGCCGGCATCTTGCGCAGCTCGCGGATCAGGGTCAGCCCATCCATGTTGGGCATGTTCAGGTCGGTCAGCACCATGTGCACGCTGGCCGACCCGGCCTTGGTCAGGGCTTCGCGCCCGTCGCTGGCCTCCACCACGTCATAGCCGGCCCCGCTCAGGGTCAGCTTCACCATCTGCCGCATGCTTGCGGAATCATCAACGCTCAGGATCGTCTTCGCCATAATGGCCCCCTCCGGTCAGGCTCCGGTTCAGGCTAGCCAATCCGGCGGGGTGGCGGGGAGACAGCGAACGGCTACGCCGCCATGGCAAAGGTATACGGAACGGGGGGTCAGGACAGGATGTCGGCCTGGGCGATGATGGTCGCCGCCTGTGCGCGGTTCTTCGCCCCCAGCTTCTTGTAGATGCGGGTGAGCTGGACCTTGATGGTCACCTCCCGCAGGTCGAGGATGCGGGCGATCTCCTTGTTCGAGCGTCCCTCGATGATCATCGCCATGATGGTGCGCTCACGCTCGGTGAACCCGTGCCCGTCGTCCGGGGGCACGGCGGGGCCGGCGGGATCCCCCGCCGCAAGGGGCGGGGCGGCGGACGGAGCCGGGGGGACGGCCATGGGAGCAGGGGGGCTGTAGAGCACCTGATGCATTTCGGCCGGCAGGTACGAACCGCCGTTGAGAATCACGTTGAGGGCCGAGGAGAACACCTTGTTGTCGAGCGTCTTGGGCAGGAAGCCGCGGGCCCCGGCGGCGATGCAGGCGCCGACGTCGGTGGGGCACGCCACCCCCGACATCACCACCACCGGTGCCCCGCGCGCCGCCTTGACCACCGTACTCACACCTTCCGGCCCCCGCATACCCGGCATCGAATAGTCAAGTAATAGAAGATCAGCCGGGTGCCCACTATCAATAAGTGCGATCAATTGATCCAGACTCTGCGCCAGATCTATTGAAATCCCGTCGATCAGCCGTTCGAGCAACACCTGAACGGCATTGAGATAGAGCGGATGATCGTCGGCGATAAGTATTCGCATACCGCGAAATCCTGCCTGTGATTCCGTGAAAGTTTGCCCTATCGAACTGTAAGGCGCAATGCTCAAGCAGAAGAGCGGCAACGGTGCGGACACGCGGGAAAGCCGCGGCGGAACGGGAAGGAAAACCAAGGGCGGAAGCCCTTGCCCATATACTTTTTTCGCACCACCCTATCCGACCGCCGGGTGGTTCCGGCGGCGGCGGCGTGGGTAGCTTCGGATGCAAGGCCGCAGCCGGGTGCGGCGGAAAGCCGCGCGATGGGGCGGACGGAAGACGGGAGGAAGGCAATGGATCCAGCCGGTGCGGACTCTTCCGCCGCGGCCGAGACGGCCCCCTGCGCCAAGGGCGAGATCCTCATCGTCGAGGATGCTCCCGAATCCCTGGCCCTGCTGTCCCACATCCTGATGCGGGCGGGATACGCCGTGCGCCAGGCGCCCGACGGCGAACTGGCGTTGTGGACCCTGAACACCCGGCTTCCCGATCTTCTGCTGCTGGACGTGCGCATGCCCGGCATCGACGGGTTCGAGGTGTGCCGCCGGCTGAAGGCCGATCCGCGCCTGTCCACGGTCCCGGTCATCTTCCTGTCGGCCCTGGATTCGGTGGAGGACAAGGTGAAGGGTCTGGCGCTGGGCGCGGTTGACTACATCGCCAAACCCTACCGCAGCGAAGAGGTGCTGGCCCGCGTCGATACCCACATCACCCTGTCGCGCCTGCGTCAGGCGCTGGACGCCATCCGCGAACAGCTCGACCAGCGGGTCAGCGAACGCACCGCGGAGCTGGAACACCAGAAACAGGAGATGGCCAACGTCCTGGCCGCCCTGGACATGGCCGGCGACGGCATCGTCAAGATCGGGCCGGACGACCGCATCAGCTATGCCAACCACGCCCTGCCGGCCACCTTCGGCCTGCCGGGAATGAGCGAACTGGCCGGCTGGCGGATCGAGGACATCCCGACCGGCGGCCGCCCCCTGATCGATCCCGCCGACATGCGGGCGCTGCGCGACACCGTGAACCGCATCGGCCACTGGCAAGGCGAGCTGGCGCTGTGGCGGGCGGGCGAAACCACGGCCCGGCGGCTGCTGGCCCATGTGCGCGCCCTGCCCGACGGGGGGCAGGTGGCGATCCTGACCGACGTGACCAACGTCCGGCGGCGGGAGGAGGAGCAGCGCCGGCTGGAGCTGGAGCTGAAGCAGGCCCGGCGGCTGGAAGCCCTGGGCCAACTGGCCAGCGGCGTGGCCCACGATTTCAACAACCTGCTGGGCGCCATTCTGGGATTCGCCCAGTTCATCGCCGAAGACACCGGGGACGACACCCCCCACCACCGCTATGCCAGCCGCATCATCAAGGCCGGGCAGCAGGCCAAATCCCTGATCGGCCAGATCATGACCTTCTCCCAGCGGCAGGAGGAGGCGGCGGAGGCCATCGACCTGGGGACGATGGTGGACGAGAACCTGTCGATCCTCAAGGCCGTCTCCGCCCCCAGCACCGCCCTCTGCGTGACCCGGCCCGACGGGCCGGTGGTGATCGCCGGCCAGCGCAACCAGCTGGTCCAGATCCTGATGAATCTGGTGGTCAACGGCAGCGAGGCGCTGCAGGGCCGGCCCGGCACCGTCACCATCGAACTGGCCCACATCGATGCGGCGGCGTCCGGCATCCCCCGCCCGCCCGCCGCCGGTCCTGCGGATCCGGTCTCGTCCGATCCGGCCGCCGCCGGGGGGCCGGTGACGTGGACGGACGCGGGCGGGTGGCTGGGCGCGGCCCTGGGTACTCCGCCCGCCGCCGGCCCCTGCATCCGGCTGACGGTCCGGGACGACGGCGAAGGCATGACCGCCGAAACGCTGGCGCGGATCTTCACCCCCTTTTTCACCACCAAGGGCCCCGTCGGGGGATCCGGCCTTGGCCTTGCGGTGGTGCACCGGGTCGTCACCGCCCACCGGGGCGCCATCACCGTCACCACCGCGCCGGGCTGCGGCAGCCGCTTCGACGTGGTGTTCCCGGAACCGGAGGACGGCGGCATGTCACCGGCGGAAAGCGCGGACACGACGGCCGCCGTCCGCCACAAGGGCTCGATCCTGCTGGTGGACGACAGCACGCATTTCGGCGACATGCTGATGACCGCCCTGTTCCGCCTGGGATACGAGATCTCGGTGTGCGACGACCCGGTGGACGCCGTCGGCTATGTCCAGGAAGACCCCGGTGCGTGGGATCTGGTCATCACCGATCAGGCGATGATGAACATGAGCGGCACCGAGCTGGTGGCCGCCGTCAAGCAGATCAGGCCCGGCCTTCCCTGCATCATCTGCACCGCCTTCCCCGCCGGCATCACCGAAGAGGCGGCACGCCAGGCCGGGGCCGACGGTTTCGCGACCAAGCCCCTGGACCTGGGAAAGTTCTCGGTGATGGTCAAGGAGGTTCTGACCCGGTGACGGGATGCACCGGGCCACCGGGCGGAGTATTGCCGGGTTATGCCTTCTTGACGAATTCCGACTTCAGGTTCATGGCCCCGATGCCGTCGATCTTGCAGGCGATGTTGTGCCCGTCGGCCCCGTCGGTCAGGCGGATGTTCTTCACCTTGGTGCCGCCCTTGACCACCAGGGACGAGCCCTTGACCTTCAGATCCTTGATCACGGTCACGCTGTCGCCGTCGCTCAGCACGTTGCCGTTGGCGTCCTTGACCACCTGGTCGCCGGCCCCGTCGGTGGCGGCGTCCGCGGCGGCGGGGTTCCATTCATGGGCGCATTCGGGGCAGATCCACAGCTCGCCGTCCGGGTAGACGTGTTCGGAACCGCACTGCGGGCACTTCAGATCGTCGCTCATGATCGTCCTTATGATTGGCGGAGCCGGGGTATCAGCCCCAGCGCAGGGCCGGGGCGTCAGCCCCAGCGCAGGAAGGTCACCCGCGTGTCGCCATAAAGCCGCTCGTCCAGCGGGGCGAAGCCGTCGGGAAGGATGGGCGTGACCGATGCGGTTTCTTCCAGCATCACCACCGCCCGGGGTGCGAACCAGCCGCCGGCGGCCAGGGCGGCCAGGGCCTTTTCCCCCAGACCGCGGCCATAGGGCGGGTCGAGAAAGGCCAGCGTCGCCGGCTCTTTCGGCGGCGGCGGTTTGGTGGCGTCACCGCGCAGGATCAGGGTGGAGGCGCTTTCGCCCAAGGCGGCGGCGTTGGCCCGCGCGCAGTCCAGCGGCCCGCGCCCCATGTCCAGCATCACGGCCCGCGCCGCGCCGCGCGACAGCGCCTCCAGCGCCAGGGCGCCGGTGCCGCAGAAGGCATCCAGCACCACGGCGCCGCCGATGGGCGATTCGCCGTCCGGTCCCCAGCCGCAATGGGCGAGGATGTTGAACAGAGCCTCCCGCGTGCGGTCGCTGGTGGGGCGCACGTCACGGCCCGACGGGGCCGACAGGGTGCGCCCGCGGTGCTTACCGCCGACGATCCGCACGGCCACCACCACCCCGCGGACCATTGCCGGGCTTGCCGCCCTCGGGCCGGTCCAGACGCAGGCGCTCGCTGAAGGACGCCCGGTTGCCCTGGGGCCGCGGCGCCTCCGTCCGCGCGTCCCCGCGGCCCGCCGGGGCCGGCTTCTGGGGGGCGGACTTCGGGGAAGCAGACTTCGCGGGCGCCGGCTTGGCCGGGCGGCCCTTCGGTGCCGGGCGCTCGTCGCCGCCAAAGCGGTTGCCGGCGGGACGTTCGTCACCAAAACGCTCGCCTCGCACCGGACGGCCCTTCGGCGCCGGGCGTTCATCGCCGCCGAAGCGGTTGCCGGCGGGACGTTCGTCGCCGAAACGCTCGCCTCGCACCGGACGGCCCTTCGGCGCCGGACGCTCATCGCCGCCAAAACGGTTGCCGGCGGGACGCTCGTCGCCGAAACGCTCGCCTCGCACCGGACGGCCCTTCGGCGCCGGGCGCTCGTCCCCGCCGAAGCGATTGCCGGCGGGACGCTCGTCGCCGAAACGCTCGCCTCGCGCCGGACGGCCCTTCGGCGCCGGGCGCTCGTCGCCGCCAAAGCGGTTGCCGGCGGGACGCTCGTCGCCGAAACGCTCGCCTCGCACCGGACGGCCCTTCGGCGCCGGGCGCTCGTCGCCGCCAAAGCGGTTGCCGGCGGGACGTTCGTCACCGAAACGCTCGCCTCGCACCGGACGGCCCTTCGGCGCCGGGCGCTCGTCGCCGCCAAAGCGGTTGCCGGCGGGACGCTCGTCGCCGAAACGCTCGCCTCGCACCGGACGGCCCTTCGGCGCCGGGCGCTCATCGCCGCCAAAGCGGTTACCGGCGGGACGCTCGTCGCTGAAACGCTCGCTGCGGGCCGGGCGGCTCTTGAGCGCCGGGGCCTCCGCACGGGGGCTTGCGGCCTTGGGCGCCGCCGGACGGCGGGCCGGCTTGGGAGAGGCCTTTGCGGCAGGCTTGGACGGCTCGGCATCCTCACCGCTCTGGGCGGCGAAGAAACGGGCGAGCTGGTCCTTCAGCACCCGCTTCGGCACCTCTTCCACCGCGCCCTCGTCCAGCTTGCCCAACTGGAAGGGGCCATAGGCGATGCGGATCAGGCGGGTCACCACCAGACCCAGCGTTTCCATCACCTTGCGGATTTCGCGGTTCTTGCCTTCCTTGATGCCGACGGTCAGCCAGGCGTTGGCCCCCTGCACCCGGTCCAGCACCGCTTCGATGGGGCCGTAATGGATGCCCTCGATGGTCAGGCCCTTGGACAGGTTGGCAAGCTGCTTCTCGTTCACCATGCCGTGGACGCGCACGCGGTAGCGGCGGGTCCAGCCGGTGGCGGGCAACTCCAGGAACCGCGCCAGCTCACCGTCGTTGGTCAGCAGCAGCAGCCCTTCGGTGGTCAGGTCGAGACGGCCCACGGACACCACCCGCGGCATGTCGGACGGCAGGGCGCTGAACACGGTGTCGCGCCCCTTTTCGTCCCGCGCCGTGGTGACCAGCCCGGACGGCTTGTGATAGCGCCACAGGCGGGCCGGTTCCGGCTCGGGCACCGGCTTGCCGTCCACCACCAGCGTGTCGCCGGGGCGCACGACGCAGGCCGGGCTGTCCAGGGTGCGGCCGTTGACCTCCACGCGGCCCTCGGCAATCCAACGCTCCGCATCGCGGCGCGAGCACAGGCCCGCGCGCGCCAGCCGTTTGGCGATGCGTTCACCAGCCTCCGGGGCCGCAGAAGCGCCGGTGCCGTCCACAGAATCAGTCTCAGGGGTGTCCATGGCCGCGACCATAGGGCCAAGCGTGTTTTCCCGCAACGGATTCACGCGGACGGCGGCGCAACGCTCCTCTGTTGGAGCGGCGTCAATCCTCCAGCCGGAACCCCACCTGCATCACCACCTGATACTGGGCGACCTTGCCGCCGCGCACCGCACCGCGGATTTCCTTCACCTCGAACCAGTCCACATGGTTGAGGGTGGATGCGGCGCGTTCGACACCGGCGGAAATCGCCGCCTCGATGCTCCCTTCCGCGGTGCCGACGATATCGACCTTCTTATAGACATGGTGTTCCATGACCGAGCACTCCCTATTGCGGTTCTGTTCATTCGGACCGGTTTCGACAGCGTGAACCTGTCGGCATGCGCGATCAACACCCCACGGCATGATTGATCCCACGGCAGCGCACTTGCGCTGTTCGGCCGCTGGCACTAGTGTCCGCCTGTCTCTTCACCCCCGTTTGCCGAGCGAAACCGCGCCCATGAAGGCTGCCGTCATCGTCTTTCCCGGCTCCAACCGCGAACGCGACGCCGTCGCCGCGCTGGAAGCCGCCTCCGGGGTCCGGCCGTTCCAGGTCTGGCACCGCGACACCGAACTGCCCGATGTCGATCTGATCGTCATCCCCGGCGGCTTCTCCTATGGCGACTATCTGCGCTCCGGCGCCATGGCCGCCCATTCCCCCATCATGCGGGAGGTGAAGGCGCGGGCCGAGCGTGGCGTCCGGGTTCTGGGCGTCTGCAACGGCTTCCAGATCATCACCGAGGCGGGGCTGCTGCCCGGTGCCTTGCGCCGCAACGCCGCGCTGAAGTTCATCTGCAAGCACGCCCCCTTGCGGGTGGAAAACACCGACAGCCCCTTCACGGCGAAATACGCCAAGGGGCAGGTGGTGCGTTTCCCCGTCGCCCACCACGACGGCAACTTCTGGGCCGACGCCGACACGGTGAAGCGGCTGGAAGACAACGGTCAGGTCGCCTTCCGCTACGTCACGCCCGAGGGTGAGGCCAGCGAGGCGGGCAACCTGAACGGCTCCGTCGCCAACATCGCCGGCATCTTCAACGAAAAGCGCACCGTGCTGGGGCTGATGCCCCACCCCGAGGACGCGGTGGAGGCCCTGCACGGCAACACCGACGGCCGCGCCCTGTTCGATGGTCTGGTGGAGGCCCTGTCGTGAGTGACGCTACGGAAGTTCAGGTGACGGCGGAGATCGCCGCCGAGCACGGTCTGACGCCCGAGGAATACAGCAACCTGCTGTCGATCCTGGGCCGCGCGCCGACCATGACCGAGCTGGGCATCGTGTCGGTGATGTGGTCGGAGCATTGCTCCTACAAATCGTCGAAGTTCTGGCTGTCCAAGCTGCCGACCACCGGCCCGCAGGTCATCTGCGGCCCCGGCGAAAACGCCGGCGTGGT
This DNA window, taken from Azospirillum fermentarium, encodes the following:
- a CDS encoding chemotaxis protein CheA, which produces MAAATDPVETFRIEARELFEQLETTLLDIEASPADKDLIDTAFRALHTIKGSGAMFGFDAASAFTHHVENAFDMVRKGQAAVTRDLVEVALAAKDHMRTLIEEPDAAEPGRTEAILARLAAVMGAAPHPAVPGAGGGAAGPAGGAGRTTFRITFTLARHALGMGANPLLLLRELRDLGDCTVIPDTAAIPPLDAIDPCGSYLTWECRLTTSRPASCIDEVFMFVVDDMDLTVETVVPEPERTEPVPVAAGDGPCGLSPHPAPAAPAEPAPPPRADAEKAARREDTGIRVQAERLDELMDQVGELVIAQARLRQLASSGQDLHLTALVEEIERLSSQLRDTTMGIRMVPIGSLFSRFRRLVRDLSQELGKEVVLTTAGEETELDKTVIERLHDPLVHLIRNSLDHGIEDPGGRAAGGKPRQGCVHLSAVHSGAQVLITIRDDGAGIDPARVRAKAEENGLIPPGADLSDGELFQLILQPGFSTAARITSVSGRGVGMDVVKRSIDALRGTIDIASTPGQGTVMTLRLPLTLAIIDGLLVRVGTGRYVIPLSAVEECVELTSADDLRSTGRDFLNIRDEVVPFLRLKTLFNVQAPPEPFQKVVVVSAGEARVGLAVDQIIGDYQTVIKSLSKIHSGVQSFSGATILGDGTVALILDVPRLIDFGQSCENHRKAS
- a CDS encoding protein-glutamate methylesterase/protein-glutamine glutaminase, coding for MQKIKVLIVDDSASVRQTLSDILGSDPQIEVIATACDPFAAARHIAHQAPDVITLDIEMPRMDGITFLRKLMTQHPVPVVICSSLPEQGSDTLMQALEAGAVDVILKPRLGTRDFFQESADAIRDAVKAAANARLQKLPARRTVREQPPRKLTADVILPPPAARAMARTTEKVVCIGASTGGTESLREVLEALPVDTPGIVLVQHMPEVFTAAFARRLDGLCQVTVKEACDGDPVLRGHVLIAPGNRHTLLQRSGARYYVAVKDGPPVSRHRPSVDVLFRSAAQYAGANAVGIIMTGMGDDGANGLLEMKNAGALTIAQNEESCVVFGMPKEAIARGAATRIVPLDRLAAEICRADAL
- a CDS encoding STAS domain-containing protein; translated protein: MPQAPTVVIGFSGALTIREAEEVFGRLREALETSERVEIDCSGVTEADITFIQLILAARTSAAAAGKTLMMSGPAGGALLDALAVCGLADGPQAPFWTEGRLA
- a CDS encoding two-component system response regulator, whose protein sequence is MTARLPPPARQRAVVIDDSASALRQMIRLLEAIEDCTPIGFTDSGQGMGWCRANSFDLLVVDYQMPPPDGLAVIEAIRADPRHALVPVVMVTAADDRDVRYMALQSGATDFLTKPIDGIEFVARMRNLLASCRAHKALAEVSQWLTDEVRKTSLVIRQSPSSVLITDSDGLIEYVNPTFVETTGYQPSEVIGEKPGFLVPNILAPETYEDLRAALTAGRDWRGTFQSHRKDGSLFWESAVVSPIRDAAGTITNYVAITEDITLRKEYEARLEWQANYDSLTGLPNRMLLQDRLSQAIAHAGRDHCQLVVMMVDLDRFKAVNDTLGHEAGDELLRAVAQRLQGEVSVTDTVARTGDDDFAVVMPIVGPLTAPAVTSPETMAERICTALGAPFVIGGTEIFVSARIGIATYPGDGQTPQMLLRSAAAAVPAAGGGAEGGGRGALRHWRFFTQALDSRARQHQAIETGLRHALARQEMALVYHPLVDVRSGRVLGAEALLRWTSAELGPVPPDQFIPMAEATGLIIPIGAWVIETVCRDLAAWRARGIRTGRIAVNVSSRQMIDRSLQDVIGRALHTHAVPPGQLEIEVTERLLLDTSAHTKALLEDLRAMGLRFAIDDFGTGYSAMGYLTQFPFDVLKVDRSFIAKVMHRPQDAALTQAIVAMAHTLDLEVVAEGVETTGQLDFLKDCGCDFAQGFLFSRPLAADDFAGFIRTDRRHPDGC
- a CDS encoding CheR family methyltransferase gives rise to the protein MLDHDETADVLSDDDFDRVASFILSACGICLPPTKKVMVEGRLRRRARRIGIGRLSDYLRLVFDTDGGGNEVIGLIDTLTTNKTDFFREPAHFTFLNRIILPELAQTGREAKLWSAACSIGAEPYTMAMVCNDFALGWPGFHYSILASDISTEVLATAARAVYPEEMIEPVPLPMRQRYVLRATDPSRKVVRMAPETRAPVRFARINLVDDRYAADRDMDVIFCRNLLIYFDRGTQDMVVRQLCGHLRPGGYLILGHTDSISGMTAPVQSCGNSIFRRK